Below is a window of Paremcibacter congregatus DNA.
ATTTCTTCCGGAGGACCTTCCGCCAGGATATAACCGCCACCATCTCCGCCTTCAGGGCCAAGATCGATGATCCAGTCACTGGTCTTGATGACTTCCAGATTATGTTCGATGATTACCACTGTATTGCCCTGATCGACCAGAGTATGCAGAACTTCGAGCAACTTCTTGATGTCTTCAAAATGCAGGCCGGTTGTTGGCTCGTCAAGTATATAGAGCGTGCGGCCGGTAGATCGCTTCGAGAGTTCCTTACTTAGCTTGACCCGCTGCGCCTCGCCACCGGACAGGGTGGTGGCCGCCTGACCGACCTTGATATAAGTGAGACCGACCTTTTCCAGGGTGATCATTTTATCGCGGATGCTGGGCACGGCGGCGAAAAATTGAGCCGCTTCCTCTACCGTCATATCCAGGATATCGGCAATGGACTTGCCTTTATATTTGATTTCCAGGGTTTCCCGGTTGTAGCGCTTCCCCTCACAGACGTCGCACTGGACATAAACGTCGGGCAGGAAATGCATTTCGATCTTGATCAGGCCGTCGCCCTGACAGGCTTCGCAGCGTCCGCCCTTGACGTTGAACGAAAAACGACCAGGTTTATAGCCCCGTGCCTTGGATTCCGGCAGGCCGGCGAACCAGTCGCGGATGGGCGTGAAGGCGCCGGTGTAGGTCGCGGGGTTTGAACGTGGGGTGCGGCCAATGGGGGACTGGTCGATATCGACCACCTTGTCGATAAATTCGAGGCCCGTGATGTCTTGATGAGGGGCGGGGATATTGCGGTTATTGTTGAGCTTGCGCGCCACACCGCGATAGAGGGTATCAACAGTCAGGGTCGATTTGCCACTGCCGGATACGCCGGTGATGCAGGTCATGGTACCGAGCGGTATCGCCGTCGTGACATCTTGCAGGTTATTGCCTGTCGCGCCTTTAATAACGATCTCTTTGCGTTTCTTGCCTGCTTTCTGGCCGGGGCGGCGCTCTGACGGCACCGCGATTTTTTTCTGACCTGTCAGATACTGGCCGGTCAGGCTGTTGGGGTTATCGAGAATATCCTGCAGCGTGCCTTCCGCCACCACTTCACCACCATGCTCGCCGGCGCCGGGGCCCATGTCGATTACATGATCGGCATTGCGGATGGCGTCTTCGTCATGTTCGACCACCAGAACCGTGTTACCCATATCTCGCAGATTATACAGCGTTTCCAGCAAACGGTCATTGTCCCGCTGGTGCAGGCCGATGGAGGGCTCGTCCAGCACATAGAGCACGCCGGTGAGGCCGGAGCCGATTTGGGAGGCCAAGCGGATGCGCTGTGATTCCCCGCCCGACAGGGTGCCGGAGGTGCGTGACAGGTTGAGATAACTCAGGCCGACATTATTGAGGAAGCCAAGGCGTTCGTTGATTTCCTTCAACACCCGTCCGGCAATTTCCTTGTCCTTTTCATTTAAACGGTCCGGCAGGGATTTGAACCAAGCGAAACTATCGGCGACGGACAGTTCGGTGATCTGGCCGATATGGCGTTCGGCAATTTTAACCACAAGAGCTTCTTTTTTCAGACGATATCCGCCACAGGATTCACATTCGGAGGCGCTTTGGAACCGTCCGAGTTCTTCTCGCATCATGTTGCTGTCGGTTTCGCGCCAGCGCCGCTCGATGTTGCCAATCACGCCTTCGAACGGTTTCTCGACCTTATATTGCTTGCGGTCATCGCTGTAGATCATTTCGATGATTTCGGAGCCACTGCCGAACAGAATGACATTTTGGGCTTTTTCGGAGAGTTTTTCCCACGGGTAATTGGTTTTGAAGCCATAATGCTTACCGAGGCTCTTCAGGGTCTGGGCGTAATAAGGGGCGTTTGATTTTGACCAGGGCGCCAGGGCGCCATCATCCAGGCTCTTCGCGCGGTCCGGCACCACGAGGTCCGGATCAAAATAGAGTTTTTTGCCGAGGCCGTCGCAGGTTGGACAAGCGCCAAAGGGATTATTAAAGGAGAAAAGGCGGGGTTCGATTTCCTCAATGGTGAAGCCGGATACCGGGCAGGCGAATTTTGCCGAAAACATGATGGTGTCGCCAGCCTTGTCGCCATTGGCATATTCGATGATCGCCAAACCATCGGCGAGGGCAAGAGCCGTTTCCATACTGTCGGCGAGACGGGTTTCCAGATCGGGACGGACGACGAGCCGGTCGAC
It encodes the following:
- the uvrA gene encoding excinuclease ABC subunit UvrA; amino-acid sequence: MLTEISVQGAREHNLKNINVNIPRDKLVVITGLSGSGKSSLAFDTIYAEGQRRYVESLSAYARQFLEMMQKPDCDHIEGLSPAISIEQKTTSRNPRSTVGTVTEVYDYMRLLFARIGVPYSPATGLPIESQTVSQMVDRVMALEEGVRLYLLAPIVRGRKGEYRKEFAELQRDGFQRVKVDGEFYELDNVPALDKKIKHDIEVVVDRLVVRPDLETRLADSMETALALADGLAIIEYANGDKAGDTIMFSAKFACPVSGFTIEEIEPRLFSFNNPFGACPTCDGLGKKLYFDPDLVVPDRAKSLDDGALAPWSKSNAPYYAQTLKSLGKHYGFKTNYPWEKLSEKAQNVILFGSGSEIIEMIYSDDRKQYKVEKPFEGVIGNIERRWRETDSNMMREELGRFQSASECESCGGYRLKKEALVVKIAERHIGQITELSVADSFAWFKSLPDRLNEKDKEIAGRVLKEINERLGFLNNVGLSYLNLSRTSGTLSGGESQRIRLASQIGSGLTGVLYVLDEPSIGLHQRDNDRLLETLYNLRDMGNTVLVVEHDEDAIRNADHVIDMGPGAGEHGGEVVAEGTLQDILDNPNSLTGQYLTGQKKIAVPSERRPGQKAGKKRKEIVIKGATGNNLQDVTTAIPLGTMTCITGVSGSGKSTLTVDTLYRGVARKLNNNRNIPAPHQDITGLEFIDKVVDIDQSPIGRTPRSNPATYTGAFTPIRDWFAGLPESKARGYKPGRFSFNVKGGRCEACQGDGLIKIEMHFLPDVYVQCDVCEGKRYNRETLEIKYKGKSIADILDMTVEEAAQFFAAVPSIRDKMITLEKVGLTYIKVGQAATTLSGGEAQRVKLSKELSKRSTGRTLYILDEPTTGLHFEDIKKLLEVLHTLVDQGNTVVIIEHNLEVIKTSDWIIDLGPEGGDGGGYILAEGPPEEIVKCDKSYTGQYLKNYI